AGCGAGCCCGTCAGCTCGAAGCGCGCGCGAAGAAGAAGCTGAAGAAGAGCCTCGGCTCACTCCAGCTCGACGCGGCCTGAACACCTCACGCGAGCCGCAGGCTCCCGCTCGTCACGGCGCGCTCGCCTCCGCTGGTCCGGAGGCGCAGCGCGCCGTCTTCGCGTAGGCCGAGCAGCTCGCCCTCGAGCGCGTCGCAGCGGACGCGTCGGCCGCGGAAGGCGAGGCGATCCTCGACGGCGGACGCGACCGGTCGCGGGCCGAGCCGCACGAAGCGATCGACCTCGGCTTCGATGCTGGAGAGCAGCGTCGCCAGCGCCTGGGCCCGGTCGAAGGTCTGACCCGTCTCGGCGCGCCAGCTCGTCGCGATCGGGCCGAGCTCGCCGAAGTCGGCGCGATTGACGTCGACGCCGACCCCGATGATCGCGCTGTCGATCCGGCTCCCGAGCGAGACCGACTCCACGAGGATCCCCGCGTGCTTCTTGCCCTCGATGAGCACGTCGTTGGGCCACTTCACGGAGACGGAGCGGTCGGGGAGGGTGGCCTCCGCGGCCCGCGCCACGCCGAGCCCCACCGCGAGGGTGAGCGGAGGCAGCTGCGCGGGCGTCAGCGGGAGCCGCGCCACGATCGAGAAGTAGAGATCGGTGCCGCCGGGCGAGGCCCACACCCGACCTCGCGCCCCGCGGCCGCGAGACTGGCGATCGGCGACCACCACGTGACCGTCCGCCGCGCCAGCGCCGGCCGCCTCGCGCGCGTCGTCGTTGGTCGAGCCCGTCTCCGCGCGCACGTCGAGCGAGCGACCGTACCGCACCGTGGTCAGGCGCCGCGCGATCGCGTCGGCCGTCAGCGGGGTCACGACCAGTCGAGCCCGAGATCCATCGCGCGCGCGGAGTGCGTCAGCCCGCCGACGCTGATCGCGTCCACGCCCGCGTCCGCGATGATCGGCACGCGCGCGAGCGTGACGTTGCCCGAGACCTCGACGAAGGCGCGGCCCGCGATGTGGGTGACCGCGGCCTTCAGCGTCGCGTCGTCGAAGTTGTCCAGCATGACGATGTCGGCGCCCGCCTCGAGGGCCACGTCGAGCTGCTCCATCGTGTCCACTTCGCACTCGATCTTCGAGGTGTGCGGCGCGAAGGCGCGCGCCCGCCGGATCGCTTCGGCCACGCCGCCACACGCGGCCACGTGGTTGTCCTTGATCAGCACCGCGCTCGAGAGATCGTCTCGGTGATTGTGGCCGCCGCCGCAGCGGACGGCGTAGCGCTCGAGCGCGCGGAGCCCGGGCGTGGTCTTGCGCGTGTCGGTGATGCGGGTCTCGGAGCCGGCGGGGAGCGCGTCCACGAGGGTGGCCGTCTTCGACGCGACGCCGCACATGCGCTGCGCGAAGTTGAGCGCGACCCGCTCGCCCTTGAGGATGGGGTTGGCGCGCCCGCGCACGATCGCGACCACGTCGCCCTTCGCGAGCCGCGCGCCGTCTGCCTTCTTCGCCTCGACCTCGATCGCCGGGTCCACCGCGGCGAACGTCGCGGCGAAGACCGGGAGCCCGGCCAGCACCATCGGCTCGCGCGCCCGCAAGACGCACTCGGCTCGGACGTCGAGCGGCACGGTGGCGTCGGTCGTCACGTCGCCGCGCGCGAGGTCTTCGAGGAGGGCGCGCTCGACGACCTCGCGCAGGACGACCTCGGGCAGGGGCGGGAGGGTTCGTTCGCTCATGACGGTCTCCAGGTCTCGACCGCCCAGCCGCGCCGGCGGGCCAGGCGGGACAGGCGGGGATCGGGGTTGATGACGCGCGGCTCGCCGACCCGCTCGAGCATCGGCAGGTCACTGACGCTGTCGGTGTAGAAGGCGCTCGACGCCAGATCGACGCCGTGTCGTTCGGCCCACTGGAGGGCCTTGTCGACCTTGCCCGCGCCATAACAGAGGGGGGACTCGAGCGCGCCGGTGAAGCTCCCCTCCCTGACCTGAATGCGGCTGCAGAGCACGTGCTCGATGCCGACGTGCTCGGCGACGGGCTCCGCGACGTAGGGCGAGGAGCTCGTCAAGATGGCGCAGACGTAGCCCTCGTCGCGCCGCCGTCGCAGCTCGTCGCGCGCCTTCTGGGCCACGTGTCGCAGGACCTCGCTGCGCACCCATGACGCGCACTCGTCCCGGAACTGCTGCTCCGGCACGCCGGTGAGCGTGCGCACCGCCTCGGCGCCCATGCGCTCCGCGTCGAGCACGCCCAGCGTGTACTGCAGGCTCCAGAACGATGCGCGCATCAGCTCGCGCACGCCCATGTGGCCCTCGCGCACGCGCCACCGCACGTAGAGCGTGCCGGTGTTGACGTTGACGAGGGTCTTGTCGAGGTCGAAGAACGCGGCGCGCTTCACAGCAGCCAACCTTTCTCCAGGATCTCCGCGAGCACGTTGCTCAGCGCGTGCAGGAGCATGGCCGCCCCGATGCCGCCGCGCCACGCGCGCATCCAGCCGAAGAGGAGCCCGGGGAAGAAGACCGCGAGCCGGGCGGGGTGGGGGATGGTGGCCACGTGCACCAGCGCGAAGAGCGCGGCTTGCAGGATCCACACGCGCCAGTCGAGCGCGACCCCGAGGACGCGCCGCTCGGGCGGCCACCGATCGTGGAGCCGCGTCTGGATCCAGCCACGAAAGAGCGCCTCCTCGGGCAAGGCGACGACGAGGAGCTGCGTCAGCGCGAACGCGGCCAGATCGTCCGGCAAGGTGAAGGCGAAGTCCCTCGTGGGCCCATGCCACCAGGCGAAGCCGACGACGAACGGCGGGAAGACGAGCGCCGCGATCGCGACCGCGATGCCGCCTTCGCGGATCGCCGCGGGCATGGCGCGCCGGACCGCGCGGGCCAGGTCGTAGACCCCGAACGGACCCTCGTCGCGCGCGTCGTCCGGGTCGGGCGGCTGCAGCAGGCCCGCGAGATCGATCCCGTGCCGTCGCATGCCGCCGGGCTCTCGCTGGGCGAGCTTGATGGCGGCGACCAGGAACAAGCCGGCCACCAGCAGGTGCTCGTAGCCGTCGACCCCGGGCACGAGCGCGGGCAGGCGCGTCGCGATCGCCGCCCCGAGGGTCGTGGCCGCGAACACGAGCAGCACCTCCCGCACGGGAGAGCGCTCGCTCTCGGGGGGCGCCGCGTCGGACATCGCCGGGTCGAATAGCAGCCCGCAGGCGCGCGGGCACCCGCTCAGACCAGCTCGTCGGGATCCACGCCGAGCTCACGGAGCTTCGCCGCGAGGCGCTCCGCGCGCTGATGCTCGGACTCCGCGCGCTCTGCGCCCGTGGGGAGGAGCGCGCCGTCGGGCGTCTGCCAGCGAAGCCAGCGCTCCTCCATCCCCTCGAAGACCCCGGTCCACTCCACGAGGCCGAGCTGGGCGTGCTCGAAGAAGGGGCGCTCGGTCGCCTGATAGAGATCGCCGCGGAGCTCGAAGGTGTGAAGCGTCTGGCTCCCGAGGGCGCCGAGCCGATCCCACACGACGTAGTACGCGACCCGCATGCGGGCGTAGCGGGCGCGGCGCAGGCCGAGCTCATCCCCCTCGCGGTTGCTGACGATCTCCACCACGACGTCCGGCGGCTTGCCGAACTCCCAGACGAAGTAGCTCCGATGGCGCTTCTCGTCGAAGCTCGGAGGCGGCGTGACGTCGAGGCTCAGCATCACGTCGGGGGCCACCGCCGGCTCGCGCGGCGTCGCGAACAGCCCGACGTTCGCGGCCACGAAGAAGCTCCGGGGCGCGCCGTCGTCGCGCGGCGGCGGACCGGCCCAGCTCGCGTAGAGAGGCTCGGTCAGCAGCCGCATCTGCTTCTCGGAGTGGATGTTGTCCACCGGCTCGTCGTCCTCGATCTGAACCGCGGACACGTCGGGCCAAACCTCCGGGTCGACCTCCACGGAATCGGTGCTCATGCGCGCCTCCGGTCCAAGCGTCGCGCCAGGGAGGGGGGCGGTCAAGCTCGTGCGATCGCTCGCAGGGCCGGGGGATCGCCCTTGACCCCCTCCCCGCCCACGCTAAGAAGCGACGCTTCGATGGGGGCATCCGTCGTCATGCAGTTTTTGGACGGCGGTGGTCGCGAAGGGGGGAAGCAGGGGTGATCCCCGAAGACAAGGTCGCGGAGATCCGTGAGCGCACCGACCTGG
The nucleotide sequence above comes from Sandaracinaceae bacterium. Encoded proteins:
- a CDS encoding biotin--[acetyl-CoA-carboxylase] ligase, coding for MTPLTADAIARRLTTVRYGRSLDVRAETGSTNDDAREAAGAGAADGHVVVADRQSRGRGARGRVWASPGGTDLYFSIVARLPLTPAQLPPLTLAVGLGVARAAEATLPDRSVSVKWPNDVLIEGKKHAGILVESVSLGSRIDSAIIGVGVDVNRADFGELGPIATSWRAETGQTFDRAQALATLLSSIEAEVDRFVRLGPRPVASAVEDRLAFRGRRVRCDALEGELLGLREDGALRLRTSGGERAVTSGSLRLA
- the nadC gene encoding carboxylating nicotinate-nucleotide diphosphorylase codes for the protein MSERTLPPLPEVVLREVVERALLEDLARGDVTTDATVPLDVRAECVLRAREPMVLAGLPVFAATFAAVDPAIEVEAKKADGARLAKGDVVAIVRGRANPILKGERVALNFAQRMCGVASKTATLVDALPAGSETRITDTRKTTPGLRALERYAVRCGGGHNHRDDLSSAVLIKDNHVAACGGVAEAIRRARAFAPHTSKIECEVDTMEQLDVALEAGADIVMLDNFDDATLKAAVTHIAGRAFVEVSGNVTLARVPIIADAGVDAISVGGLTHSARAMDLGLDWS
- a CDS encoding Uma2 family endonuclease gives rise to the protein MSTDSVEVDPEVWPDVSAVQIEDDEPVDNIHSEKQMRLLTEPLYASWAGPPPRDDGAPRSFFVAANVGLFATPREPAVAPDVMLSLDVTPPPSFDEKRHRSYFVWEFGKPPDVVVEIVSNREGDELGLRRARYARMRVAYYVVWDRLGALGSQTLHTFELRGDLYQATERPFFEHAQLGLVEWTGVFEGMEERWLRWQTPDGALLPTGAERAESEHQRAERLAAKLRELGVDPDELV
- a CDS encoding HAD family hydrolase, with the translated sequence MKRAAFFDLDKTLVNVNTGTLYVRWRVREGHMGVRELMRASFWSLQYTLGVLDAERMGAEAVRTLTGVPEQQFRDECASWVRSEVLRHVAQKARDELRRRRDEGYVCAILTSSSPYVAEPVAEHVGIEHVLCSRIQVREGSFTGALESPLCYGAGKVDKALQWAERHGVDLASSAFYTDSVSDLPMLERVGEPRVINPDPRLSRLARRRGWAVETWRPS
- the mrtC gene encoding MrtC family glutamic-type intramembrane protease, whose protein sequence is MSDAAPPESERSPVREVLLVFAATTLGAAIATRLPALVPGVDGYEHLLVAGLFLVAAIKLAQREPGGMRRHGIDLAGLLQPPDPDDARDEGPFGVYDLARAVRRAMPAAIREGGIAVAIAALVFPPFVVGFAWWHGPTRDFAFTLPDDLAAFALTQLLVVALPEEALFRGWIQTRLHDRWPPERRVLGVALDWRVWILQAALFALVHVATIPHPARLAVFFPGLLFGWMRAWRGGIGAAMLLHALSNVLAEILEKGWLL